One stretch of Halichoerus grypus chromosome 10, mHalGry1.hap1.1, whole genome shotgun sequence DNA includes these proteins:
- the HNRNPLL gene encoding heterogeneous nuclear ribonucleoprotein L-like isoform X3 has translation MAAAAAAAAGASHSRHDCVIENTSGVTEFQEAGGSHHKVSVSPVVHVRGLCESVVEADLVEALEKFGTICYVMMMPFKRQALVEFENIDSAKECVTFAADEPVYIAGQQAFFNYSTSKRITRPGNTDDPSGGNKVLLLSIQNPLYPITVDVLYTVCNPVGKVQRIVIFKRNGIQAMLMFESVLCAQKAKAALNGADIYAGCCTLKIEYARPTRLNVIRNDNDSWDYTKPYLGRRDRGKGRQRQAILGEHPSSFRHDGYGSHGPLLPLPSRYRMGSRDTPELVAYPLPQASSSYMHGGNPSGSVVMVSGLHQLKMNCSRVFNLFCLYGNIEKVKFMKTIPGTALVEMGDEYAVERAVTHLNNVKLFGKRLNVCVSKQHSVVPSQIFELEDGTSSYKDFAMSKNNRFTSAGQASKNIIQPPSCVLHYYNVPLCVTEETFTKLCNDHEVLTFIKYKVFDAKPSAKTLSGLLEWECKTDAVEALTALNHYQIRVPNGSNPYTLKLCFSTSSHL, from the exons GAGGCAGGTGGAAGTCATCATAAAGTTTCTGTTTCACCTGTTGTCCATGTTCGAGGACTCTGTGAATCTGTGGTGGAAGCAGACCTTGTGGAGGCTCTGGAGAAATTTGGGACAATATG CTATGTTATGATGATGCCGTTTAAACGGCAGGCTCTAGTGGAATTTGAAAACATAGATAGTGCCAAAGAATGTGTGACGTTTGCTGCGGATGAACCTGTGTACATTGCTGGTCAACAGGCTTTTTTCAACTATTCTACAAGTAAAAGGATCACTCGGCCAGGAAATACTGATGATCCATCAGGAGGCAACAAAGTTCTTCTGCTATCAATTCAGAATCCTCTCTATCCAATTACAGTG GATGTTTTATACACTGTATGCAACCCTGTTGGAAAAGTACAACGTATTGTTATATTCAAGAGAAATGGGATACAAGCAATG CTTATGTTTGAATCAGTCCTTTGTGCCCAGAAAGCTAAAGCAGCACTCAATGGAGCAGATATATATGCTGGATGTTGCACACTAAAAATCGAATATGCAAgg CCAACTCGTCTAAATGTTATTAGGAATGACAATGACAGTTGGGACTACACTAAACCGTATTTGGGAAGACGAG ATAGAGGAAAGGGTCGCCAGAGACAAGCCATTTTGGGAGAACACCCTTCTTCGTTTAGACATGATGGCTATG gATCCCATGGTCCATTATTGCCTTTACCGAGTCGTTACAGAATGGGCTCTCGAGATACACCTGAGCTTGTTGCATATCCGTTACCACAGGCTTCTTCCTCTTACATGCATGGAGGAAATCCCTCTGGTTCAGTTGTAATGGTTAGTGGATTACATCAGCTAAAAATGAATTGTTCAAGAGTGTTCAACCTATTCTGCTTATATGGAAATATTGAAAAG GTAAAATTTATGAAGACCATTCCTGGTACAGCACTGGTAGAAATGGGTGATGAGTACGCTGTAGAAAGAGCTGTCACACACCTTAACAATGTCAAATTATTTGGGAAAAGACTTAATGTTTG TGTGTCTAAGCAACATTCAGTTGTTCCAAGTCAAATATTTGAGCTGGAGGATGGTACAAGTAGCTACAAAGATTTTGCAATGAGCAAAAATAATCGCTTTACAAGTGCTGGTCAGGCGTCTAAGAATATAATCCAGCCACCCTCGTGTGTGCTGCATTATTACAACGTCCCATTGTGTGTCACAGAGGAGACCTTCACGAAG TTATGTAATGACCACGAAGTTCTTACATTCATCAAATACAAAGTGTTTGATGCAAAAC cttcTGCCAAAACACTTTCCGGGCTATTAGAATGGGAGTGCAAAACTGATGCAGTAGAAGCCCTCACAGCACTTAATCACTACCAGATAAGAGTTCCAA